A single candidate division WOR-3 bacterium DNA region contains:
- a CDS encoding four helix bundle protein, giving the protein MKLEFPNDGVILERERDRPTIHVMAETTRFDLEERTASFGEAVVRFSKTIRETAVTRPLVNQLVRAATSIGANYCEANDADSKSDFRWDCRGFPLRKTVAVPSPFLPESAADTRKLWQEAKELNLIFGAIIRSTTARKTPPEDT; this is encoded by the coding sequence ATGAAGCTCGAATTCCCCAATGACGGAGTGATACTTGAACGCGAGCGTGATCGCCCTACAATCCACGTCATGGCAGAGACCACGCGGTTCGACCTGGAAGAACGAACTGCGTCCTTCGGCGAGGCGGTGGTCCGCTTCTCAAAGACCATACGCGAGACGGCGGTCACGCGGCCACTGGTGAACCAACTCGTCCGGGCCGCAACCAGCATTGGCGCGAACTACTGCGAGGCCAACGACGCCGACTCCAAATCCGACTTCCGGTGGGACTGCCGCGGCTTTCCGCTGAGGAAAACCGTGGCTGTACCCAGTCCTTTCCTGCCGGAGTCGGCGGCGGACACGCGAAAGCTGTGGCAGGAGGCCAAAGAACTCAACCTCATCTTCGGTGCCATCATCCGCTCTACCACAGCTCGCAAAACTCCTCCCGAAGACACCTAA
- a CDS encoding glycosyltransferase family 2 protein produces the protein MRLSIVVVTWNSSADIDACIDSINYGEEFEVIVVDNASSDATVERVGRHHHLTLVENQRNLGYAAANNQGIKAATGEYVLLLNPDTRVELGTLDVLSRYLDEHPVTGAVAPRLVSPDGSTQFSIRSFPTSASLFWELIGLARLFPKSRVFGRWKMKYFDYDRPAEVEQPMASCLMLRRTALDSIEPQASSFKLQAPDSGLAACGLRLGAFMDEQFPMFYNDVDLSKRMADAGWKTVYLPDARVVHRHGASTRQVRAKMIRESHRSAFRYLRKHDHSGLFWLKAAVLLPLFEVTSLLRVIAHHLRRRTP, from the coding sequence ATGAGGCTATCGATCGTGGTCGTCACCTGGAACTCTTCCGCTGACATCGACGCCTGCATCGACTCCATCAACTACGGCGAGGAGTTCGAGGTCATCGTGGTCGACAACGCCTCGAGCGACGCGACGGTAGAGAGAGTCGGCCGTCACCATCACCTGACACTCGTCGAGAACCAGCGTAACCTCGGCTATGCAGCCGCCAACAACCAAGGCATCAAGGCCGCGACCGGCGAGTACGTGCTGCTGCTCAATCCCGACACGCGTGTCGAACTCGGCACGCTCGATGTCCTGTCACGCTATCTGGACGAGCATCCCGTCACCGGCGCGGTCGCCCCGCGCCTTGTCAGCCCGGATGGCTCAACCCAGTTCTCAATCCGTTCCTTCCCTACCTCGGCCTCACTCTTCTGGGAACTCATCGGCCTCGCCCGGCTCTTCCCCAAGAGCCGCGTCTTCGGCCGCTGGAAGATGAAGTACTTCGACTACGACCGGCCCGCCGAGGTCGAACAGCCGATGGCCTCCTGCCTGATGCTTCGCAGGACCGCTCTCGACTCCATCGAGCCTCAAGCTTCAAGCTTCAAGCTTCAAGCTCCGGACTCCGGGCTTGCGGCTTGTGGCTTGCGGCTTGGAGCTTTCATGGACGAACAATTCCCGATGTTCTACAACGACGTCGACCTATCCAAGCGCATGGCAGATGCCGGCTGGAAGACCGTCTACCTCCCCGACGCGCGCGTGGTCCACCGCCATGGCGCGAGCACGAGACAGGTGCGAGCGAAGATGATCCGCGAGTCCCACCGCTCCGCGTTCCGCTACCTGCGCAAGCACGACCACTCCGGTCTCTTCTGGCTCAAGGCCGCAGTCCTACTCCCCCTCTTCGAGGTCACGTCCCTCCTGCGCGTAATCGCGCACCATCTCCGCCGCCGCACTCCCTAG